The genomic window GTATGGTGGATTTGGAACATTTAGAAAGTTTATTAAAAGACAATCAGGATAAAACTTTAGTATCATTGATGTATGCAAATAATGAAATTGGTAATCTTTTAGATTTTGAAAAAGTAAGCCAACTTTGTAAAACACATCAGGCTTTATTTCATTCTGATACCGTGCAGGCATTTGGACATTTTCCTATAGATGTTCAGAAAGTCGAGGTGGATTTTCTTTCTGCTTCAGCACATAAATTTCATGGACCAAAAGGTATTGGCTTTTTGTATCAAAAGAAAAAAAGTAAAGTGGCTTCTTTCTTACATGGAGGTGGGCAGGAGCGTGGCTATCGAGCTGGAACTGAAAATGTTTATGGCATAGTTGGTTTGGGCAAAGCTGCTGAGTTGGCTTATCAGCATTTGGAGAAAGATAGACAATATATCCAATCTATTAAGGATTATTTTAAAGAACAGCTATTAGCTAATTTTAAGGATATTCAATTTAATGGCCATTCCAAAAATAGTTTATTTACGGTCTTAAATGTATCTTTTCCAGAAAATGATGCCGCTAGTATGTTGTTGTTTAATTTAGATATTGAAGGTATCTGTGCGAGTGGTGGTAGTGCTTGTAATAGTGGAGCTTCAACAGGTTCGCATGTGATTGATGCCATTCGACCGAATAGCAATAGAATCAATATTCGTTTTTCTTTTTCGAAATATAATCATCTATCGGAAGTGGATGTGGTAATCCAAGTACTAAAAAAATATTTTTCATAAATACCTAAATTTATTTATTTGGATTTTGTAGCTGGAGAAATAATATTGATTGATAAGCCAT from Chitinophagales bacterium includes these protein-coding regions:
- a CDS encoding cysteine desulfurase yields the protein MKSPIYFDNAATTAIAPEVVQAMLPFLNEHYGNPSSVYSLGRDTRAAIETARKTIAQILNAQTSEIVFTSCGTEANNMAIKGAVIYHQVKRIITSPIEHHCVIHIADYLKEFHQVKIEYVQLLSDGMVDLEHLESLLKDNQDKTLVSLMYANNEIGNLLDFEKVSQLCKTHQALFHSDTVQAFGHFPIDVQKVEVDFLSASAHKFHGPKGIGFLYQKKKSKVASFLHGGGQERGYRAGTENVYGIVGLGKAAELAYQHLEKDRQYIQSIKDYFKEQLLANFKDIQFNGHSKNSLFTVLNVSFPENDAASMLLFNLDIEGICASGGSACNSGASTGSHVIDAIRPNSNRINIRFSFSKYNHLSEVDVVIQVLKKYFS